A stretch of the Bos indicus isolate NIAB-ARS_2022 breed Sahiwal x Tharparkar chromosome 13, NIAB-ARS_B.indTharparkar_mat_pri_1.0, whole genome shotgun sequence genome encodes the following:
- the MAP3K8 gene encoding mitogen-activated protein kinase kinase kinase 8 isoform X4 yields MEFMSTGSDNKEELDLLMKHLNVSDVIDIMENLYASEEPAVYEPSLLTMCQDSNHNEEERSESLLLSGQEGPWLSSVRYGTVEDLLAFANHISNTAKRLYRRRPQESGILLNMVITPQNGRYQIDSDVLLIPWKLTYRNIGSDFIPRGAFGKVYLAQDIKTKKRMACKLIPVDQFKPSDVEIQACFRHENIAELYGAVLWGETVHLFMEAGEGGSVLEKLESCGPMREFEIIWVTKHVLKGLDFLHSKKVIHHDIKPSNIVFMSTKAVLVDFGLSVQMTEEIYFPKDLRGTEIYMSPEVILCRGHSTKADIYSLGATLIHMQTGTPPWVKRYPRSAYPSYLYIIHKQAPPLEDIAEDCSPGMRELIEAALERNPNHRPRAADLLKHEALNPPREDQPRCQSLDSALFERKRLLSRKELELPENIADSSCTGSTEESEMLKRQRSLYIDLGALAGYFNLVRGPPTLEYG; encoded by the exons ATGGAGTTCATGAGCACCGGGAGTGACAACAAAGAAGAACTCGATTTATTAATGAAACATTTGAATGTGTCCGATGTGATAGACATTATGGAAAATCTTTATGCAAGTGAAGAGCCAGCGGTTTATGAACCCAGTCTGCTGACCATGTGTCAGGACAGTAACCACAACGAGGAGGAGCGGTCTGAGTCTCTGCTGCTCAGTGGGCAGGAGGGGCCCTGGTTGTCCTCAGTCAGATACGGGACCGTGGAGGACTTGCTAGcttttgcaaaccacatatccaaCACTGCGAAGCGTTTATACAGACGCCGACCTCAAGAATCTGGAATTTTGTTAAATATG GTAATCACTCCTCAGAATGGACGCTACCAGATAGACTCTGATGTTCTGCTCATCCCTTGGAAGCTGACCTACAGGAACATTGGCTCCGATTTCATTCCTCGGGGGGCATTTGGGAAAGTGTACTTAGCACAAGATATAAAGACTAAGAAAAGGATGGCATGTAAATTG ATCCCAGTAGACCAATTTAAGCCATCTGATGTGGAAATCCAGGCTTGCTTCCGGCATGAGAACATCGCCGAGTTATATGGCGCCGTTCTATGGGGTGAAACTGTCCATCTCTTCATGGAAGCAGGTGAAGGAGGGTCTGTCCTGGAGAAACTGGAGAGCTGTGGACCCATGAGAGAATTTGAGATTATTTGGGTGACAAAACATGTTCTCAAGGGACTTGATTTTCTGCACTCAAAGAAAGTGATCCACCATGACATTAAAC CTAGCAACATCGTTTTCATGTCCACAAAAGCTGTTTTGGTGGATTTTGGTCTAAGTGTCCAAATGACCGAAGAGATCTATTTTCCTAAGGACCTCCGTGGAACAGAG ATTTACATGAGTCCGGAGGTGATCCTCTGCAGGGGCCATTCGACCAAAGCAGACATCTACAGCCTGGGGGCCACTCTCATCCACATGCAGACGGGCACCCCACCCTGGGTGAAACGTTACCCACGCTCCGCCTACCCCTCCTACCTGTACATA ATCCACAAGCAAGCGCCTCCTTTGGAAGATATCGCTGAAGACTGCAGTCCTGGTATGAGAGAGCTGattgaggctgccctggagagaAACCCCAATCACCGGCCTAGGGCAGCAGACCTACTGAAACACGAGGCACTGAACCCCCCCAGGGAGGATCAACCCCGCTGCCAGAGTCTGGACTCTGCCCTCTTTGAGCGGAAGCGGCTGCTGAGCCGGAAGGAGTTAGAACTTCCTGAGAACATTGCCG ACTCTTCGTGCACTGGGAGCACTGAGGAATCGGAGATGCTGAAGAGGCAGCGTTCTCTCTACATAGACCTTGGGGCCCTTGCTGGCTATTTCAACCTTGTCCGGGGTCCGCCGACCCTGGAGTATGGCTGA
- the MAP3K8 gene encoding mitogen-activated protein kinase kinase kinase 8 isoform X1: MAFLSLLVPLCTMRAKVAPPQIIRDCILEVEDPCLTASPSACLAKGTQQDSGTIGGSVRAARTWTARHAPGPVALAPSSAVAGLGDPGAPGSRGLPTSCDESRRGTAAGALRSRDRAEAADSLESPTVMEFMSTGSDNKEELDLLMKHLNVSDVIDIMENLYASEEPAVYEPSLLTMCQDSNHNEEERSESLLLSGQEGPWLSSVRYGTVEDLLAFANHISNTAKRLYRRRPQESGILLNMVITPQNGRYQIDSDVLLIPWKLTYRNIGSDFIPRGAFGKVYLAQDIKTKKRMACKLIPVDQFKPSDVEIQACFRHENIAELYGAVLWGETVHLFMEAGEGGSVLEKLESCGPMREFEIIWVTKHVLKGLDFLHSKKVIHHDIKPSNIVFMSTKAVLVDFGLSVQMTEEIYFPKDLRGTEIYMSPEVILCRGHSTKADIYSLGATLIHMQTGTPPWVKRYPRSAYPSYLYIIHKQAPPLEDIAEDCSPGMRELIEAALERNPNHRPRAADLLKHEALNPPREDQPRCQSLDSALFERKRLLSRKELELPENIADSSCTGSTEESEMLKRQRSLYIDLGALAGYFNLVRGPPTLEYG, encoded by the exons ATGGCCTTCCTATCATTGCTGGTCCCACTTTGCACCATGAGAGCAAAAGTTG ctccacctcagatcatcagggaTTGCATCCTCGAGGTTGAGGACCCCTGCCTAACAGCATCTCCTTCGGCCTGTCTTGCAAAAGGTACCCAGCAAGACTCAGGCACTATTGGCGGGAGCGTGAGAGCAG CTCGGACCTGGACTGCTCGCCACGCTCCGGGGCCGGTCGCCCTGGCTCCCTCTTCTGCTGTCGCCGGGCTTGGGGACCCCGGAGCGCCCGGCTCCCGGGGGCTGCCCACCAGCTGCGACGAGAGCCGTCGGGGGACCGCGGCGGGAGCGCTCCGCTCGCGGGACCGCGCGGAGGCCGCAG ACTCTTTGGAGAGCCCAACAGTGATGGAGTTCATGAGCACCGGGAGTGACAACAAAGAAGAACTCGATTTATTAATGAAACATTTGAATGTGTCCGATGTGATAGACATTATGGAAAATCTTTATGCAAGTGAAGAGCCAGCGGTTTATGAACCCAGTCTGCTGACCATGTGTCAGGACAGTAACCACAACGAGGAGGAGCGGTCTGAGTCTCTGCTGCTCAGTGGGCAGGAGGGGCCCTGGTTGTCCTCAGTCAGATACGGGACCGTGGAGGACTTGCTAGcttttgcaaaccacatatccaaCACTGCGAAGCGTTTATACAGACGCCGACCTCAAGAATCTGGAATTTTGTTAAATATG GTAATCACTCCTCAGAATGGACGCTACCAGATAGACTCTGATGTTCTGCTCATCCCTTGGAAGCTGACCTACAGGAACATTGGCTCCGATTTCATTCCTCGGGGGGCATTTGGGAAAGTGTACTTAGCACAAGATATAAAGACTAAGAAAAGGATGGCATGTAAATTG ATCCCAGTAGACCAATTTAAGCCATCTGATGTGGAAATCCAGGCTTGCTTCCGGCATGAGAACATCGCCGAGTTATATGGCGCCGTTCTATGGGGTGAAACTGTCCATCTCTTCATGGAAGCAGGTGAAGGAGGGTCTGTCCTGGAGAAACTGGAGAGCTGTGGACCCATGAGAGAATTTGAGATTATTTGGGTGACAAAACATGTTCTCAAGGGACTTGATTTTCTGCACTCAAAGAAAGTGATCCACCATGACATTAAAC CTAGCAACATCGTTTTCATGTCCACAAAAGCTGTTTTGGTGGATTTTGGTCTAAGTGTCCAAATGACCGAAGAGATCTATTTTCCTAAGGACCTCCGTGGAACAGAG ATTTACATGAGTCCGGAGGTGATCCTCTGCAGGGGCCATTCGACCAAAGCAGACATCTACAGCCTGGGGGCCACTCTCATCCACATGCAGACGGGCACCCCACCCTGGGTGAAACGTTACCCACGCTCCGCCTACCCCTCCTACCTGTACATA ATCCACAAGCAAGCGCCTCCTTTGGAAGATATCGCTGAAGACTGCAGTCCTGGTATGAGAGAGCTGattgaggctgccctggagagaAACCCCAATCACCGGCCTAGGGCAGCAGACCTACTGAAACACGAGGCACTGAACCCCCCCAGGGAGGATCAACCCCGCTGCCAGAGTCTGGACTCTGCCCTCTTTGAGCGGAAGCGGCTGCTGAGCCGGAAGGAGTTAGAACTTCCTGAGAACATTGCCG ACTCTTCGTGCACTGGGAGCACTGAGGAATCGGAGATGCTGAAGAGGCAGCGTTCTCTCTACATAGACCTTGGGGCCCTTGCTGGCTATTTCAACCTTGTCCGGGGTCCGCCGACCCTGGAGTATGGCTGA
- the MAP3K8 gene encoding mitogen-activated protein kinase kinase kinase 8 isoform X2, with protein sequence MAFLSLLVPLCTMRAKVAPPQIIRDCILEVEDPCLTASPSACLAKARTWTARHAPGPVALAPSSAVAGLGDPGAPGSRGLPTSCDESRRGTAAGALRSRDRAEAADSLESPTVMEFMSTGSDNKEELDLLMKHLNVSDVIDIMENLYASEEPAVYEPSLLTMCQDSNHNEEERSESLLLSGQEGPWLSSVRYGTVEDLLAFANHISNTAKRLYRRRPQESGILLNMVITPQNGRYQIDSDVLLIPWKLTYRNIGSDFIPRGAFGKVYLAQDIKTKKRMACKLIPVDQFKPSDVEIQACFRHENIAELYGAVLWGETVHLFMEAGEGGSVLEKLESCGPMREFEIIWVTKHVLKGLDFLHSKKVIHHDIKPSNIVFMSTKAVLVDFGLSVQMTEEIYFPKDLRGTEIYMSPEVILCRGHSTKADIYSLGATLIHMQTGTPPWVKRYPRSAYPSYLYIIHKQAPPLEDIAEDCSPGMRELIEAALERNPNHRPRAADLLKHEALNPPREDQPRCQSLDSALFERKRLLSRKELELPENIADSSCTGSTEESEMLKRQRSLYIDLGALAGYFNLVRGPPTLEYG encoded by the exons ATGGCCTTCCTATCATTGCTGGTCCCACTTTGCACCATGAGAGCAAAAGTTG ctccacctcagatcatcagggaTTGCATCCTCGAGGTTGAGGACCCCTGCCTAACAGCATCTCCTTCGGCCTGTCTTGCAAAAG CTCGGACCTGGACTGCTCGCCACGCTCCGGGGCCGGTCGCCCTGGCTCCCTCTTCTGCTGTCGCCGGGCTTGGGGACCCCGGAGCGCCCGGCTCCCGGGGGCTGCCCACCAGCTGCGACGAGAGCCGTCGGGGGACCGCGGCGGGAGCGCTCCGCTCGCGGGACCGCGCGGAGGCCGCAG ACTCTTTGGAGAGCCCAACAGTGATGGAGTTCATGAGCACCGGGAGTGACAACAAAGAAGAACTCGATTTATTAATGAAACATTTGAATGTGTCCGATGTGATAGACATTATGGAAAATCTTTATGCAAGTGAAGAGCCAGCGGTTTATGAACCCAGTCTGCTGACCATGTGTCAGGACAGTAACCACAACGAGGAGGAGCGGTCTGAGTCTCTGCTGCTCAGTGGGCAGGAGGGGCCCTGGTTGTCCTCAGTCAGATACGGGACCGTGGAGGACTTGCTAGcttttgcaaaccacatatccaaCACTGCGAAGCGTTTATACAGACGCCGACCTCAAGAATCTGGAATTTTGTTAAATATG GTAATCACTCCTCAGAATGGACGCTACCAGATAGACTCTGATGTTCTGCTCATCCCTTGGAAGCTGACCTACAGGAACATTGGCTCCGATTTCATTCCTCGGGGGGCATTTGGGAAAGTGTACTTAGCACAAGATATAAAGACTAAGAAAAGGATGGCATGTAAATTG ATCCCAGTAGACCAATTTAAGCCATCTGATGTGGAAATCCAGGCTTGCTTCCGGCATGAGAACATCGCCGAGTTATATGGCGCCGTTCTATGGGGTGAAACTGTCCATCTCTTCATGGAAGCAGGTGAAGGAGGGTCTGTCCTGGAGAAACTGGAGAGCTGTGGACCCATGAGAGAATTTGAGATTATTTGGGTGACAAAACATGTTCTCAAGGGACTTGATTTTCTGCACTCAAAGAAAGTGATCCACCATGACATTAAAC CTAGCAACATCGTTTTCATGTCCACAAAAGCTGTTTTGGTGGATTTTGGTCTAAGTGTCCAAATGACCGAAGAGATCTATTTTCCTAAGGACCTCCGTGGAACAGAG ATTTACATGAGTCCGGAGGTGATCCTCTGCAGGGGCCATTCGACCAAAGCAGACATCTACAGCCTGGGGGCCACTCTCATCCACATGCAGACGGGCACCCCACCCTGGGTGAAACGTTACCCACGCTCCGCCTACCCCTCCTACCTGTACATA ATCCACAAGCAAGCGCCTCCTTTGGAAGATATCGCTGAAGACTGCAGTCCTGGTATGAGAGAGCTGattgaggctgccctggagagaAACCCCAATCACCGGCCTAGGGCAGCAGACCTACTGAAACACGAGGCACTGAACCCCCCCAGGGAGGATCAACCCCGCTGCCAGAGTCTGGACTCTGCCCTCTTTGAGCGGAAGCGGCTGCTGAGCCGGAAGGAGTTAGAACTTCCTGAGAACATTGCCG ACTCTTCGTGCACTGGGAGCACTGAGGAATCGGAGATGCTGAAGAGGCAGCGTTCTCTCTACATAGACCTTGGGGCCCTTGCTGGCTATTTCAACCTTGTCCGGGGTCCGCCGACCCTGGAGTATGGCTGA
- the MAP3K8 gene encoding mitogen-activated protein kinase kinase kinase 8 isoform X3, which translates to MDSLESPTVMEFMSTGSDNKEELDLLMKHLNVSDVIDIMENLYASEEPAVYEPSLLTMCQDSNHNEEERSESLLLSGQEGPWLSSVRYGTVEDLLAFANHISNTAKRLYRRRPQESGILLNMVITPQNGRYQIDSDVLLIPWKLTYRNIGSDFIPRGAFGKVYLAQDIKTKKRMACKLIPVDQFKPSDVEIQACFRHENIAELYGAVLWGETVHLFMEAGEGGSVLEKLESCGPMREFEIIWVTKHVLKGLDFLHSKKVIHHDIKPSNIVFMSTKAVLVDFGLSVQMTEEIYFPKDLRGTEIYMSPEVILCRGHSTKADIYSLGATLIHMQTGTPPWVKRYPRSAYPSYLYIIHKQAPPLEDIAEDCSPGMRELIEAALERNPNHRPRAADLLKHEALNPPREDQPRCQSLDSALFERKRLLSRKELELPENIADSSCTGSTEESEMLKRQRSLYIDLGALAGYFNLVRGPPTLEYG; encoded by the exons ATGG ACTCTTTGGAGAGCCCAACAGTGATGGAGTTCATGAGCACCGGGAGTGACAACAAAGAAGAACTCGATTTATTAATGAAACATTTGAATGTGTCCGATGTGATAGACATTATGGAAAATCTTTATGCAAGTGAAGAGCCAGCGGTTTATGAACCCAGTCTGCTGACCATGTGTCAGGACAGTAACCACAACGAGGAGGAGCGGTCTGAGTCTCTGCTGCTCAGTGGGCAGGAGGGGCCCTGGTTGTCCTCAGTCAGATACGGGACCGTGGAGGACTTGCTAGcttttgcaaaccacatatccaaCACTGCGAAGCGTTTATACAGACGCCGACCTCAAGAATCTGGAATTTTGTTAAATATG GTAATCACTCCTCAGAATGGACGCTACCAGATAGACTCTGATGTTCTGCTCATCCCTTGGAAGCTGACCTACAGGAACATTGGCTCCGATTTCATTCCTCGGGGGGCATTTGGGAAAGTGTACTTAGCACAAGATATAAAGACTAAGAAAAGGATGGCATGTAAATTG ATCCCAGTAGACCAATTTAAGCCATCTGATGTGGAAATCCAGGCTTGCTTCCGGCATGAGAACATCGCCGAGTTATATGGCGCCGTTCTATGGGGTGAAACTGTCCATCTCTTCATGGAAGCAGGTGAAGGAGGGTCTGTCCTGGAGAAACTGGAGAGCTGTGGACCCATGAGAGAATTTGAGATTATTTGGGTGACAAAACATGTTCTCAAGGGACTTGATTTTCTGCACTCAAAGAAAGTGATCCACCATGACATTAAAC CTAGCAACATCGTTTTCATGTCCACAAAAGCTGTTTTGGTGGATTTTGGTCTAAGTGTCCAAATGACCGAAGAGATCTATTTTCCTAAGGACCTCCGTGGAACAGAG ATTTACATGAGTCCGGAGGTGATCCTCTGCAGGGGCCATTCGACCAAAGCAGACATCTACAGCCTGGGGGCCACTCTCATCCACATGCAGACGGGCACCCCACCCTGGGTGAAACGTTACCCACGCTCCGCCTACCCCTCCTACCTGTACATA ATCCACAAGCAAGCGCCTCCTTTGGAAGATATCGCTGAAGACTGCAGTCCTGGTATGAGAGAGCTGattgaggctgccctggagagaAACCCCAATCACCGGCCTAGGGCAGCAGACCTACTGAAACACGAGGCACTGAACCCCCCCAGGGAGGATCAACCCCGCTGCCAGAGTCTGGACTCTGCCCTCTTTGAGCGGAAGCGGCTGCTGAGCCGGAAGGAGTTAGAACTTCCTGAGAACATTGCCG ACTCTTCGTGCACTGGGAGCACTGAGGAATCGGAGATGCTGAAGAGGCAGCGTTCTCTCTACATAGACCTTGGGGCCCTTGCTGGCTATTTCAACCTTGTCCGGGGTCCGCCGACCCTGGAGTATGGCTGA